A single region of the Corallococcus silvisoli genome encodes:
- a CDS encoding porin family protein, translating into MGFWKTLCVALSVGVLLGAGPAEARFGKRSKPNASDSKSSDSQDKDDGGNEHRATPVGRPSDAPLRSNVRAASVGVGVGWFDFLFLGSPGGGYHRRARAATAPRGREPRPAPLVHLNVQGDSFGETGGALGLYMALDGQRWGMDARVTGIALESDDGSRLDDRLTLLDAHLTLSPWSSERGRFRLEGGLASAHTPDAIFVGPSFAASLEACIGPSPFDVEARIQVVPFPHRQVDMQAGLAMHLGVLNLRGGWRTLYLNDAGRLDGVVHSDLFSGPYLGLGFTF; encoded by the coding sequence GTGGGGTTCTGGAAGACGCTGTGTGTCGCGCTCTCTGTCGGTGTCCTGCTGGGGGCGGGGCCCGCCGAGGCTCGCTTCGGCAAGCGCTCGAAGCCGAACGCCTCCGACTCGAAGTCCTCGGACTCCCAGGACAAGGACGACGGCGGGAATGAACACCGCGCCACCCCGGTGGGCCGCCCCTCGGACGCGCCGCTGCGCTCCAACGTGCGCGCCGCCAGCGTGGGCGTGGGGGTGGGCTGGTTCGACTTCCTCTTCCTGGGCTCGCCGGGCGGCGGCTACCACCGGCGCGCGCGCGCCGCGACGGCGCCCCGGGGCCGTGAGCCGCGGCCCGCCCCGCTGGTGCACCTGAACGTGCAGGGCGACAGCTTCGGTGAGACTGGCGGCGCGCTGGGCCTCTACATGGCGCTGGACGGCCAGCGCTGGGGCATGGACGCGCGCGTCACCGGCATCGCGCTGGAGTCGGATGACGGTTCCCGGCTCGACGACCGGCTGACGCTGCTGGACGCGCACCTGACGCTCTCCCCGTGGTCCTCCGAGCGCGGCCGCTTCCGGCTGGAGGGCGGCCTCGCCAGCGCGCACACCCCGGACGCCATCTTCGTGGGCCCCAGCTTCGCCGCCTCGCTGGAGGCGTGCATCGGCCCGTCGCCCTTCGACGTGGAGGCGCGCATCCAGGTGGTGCCCTTCCCGCACCGCCAGGTGGACATGCAGGCCGGGCTCGCGATGCACCTGGGCGTCCTCAACCTGCGCGGCGGCTGGCGCACGCTGTACCTCAATGACGCCGGCCGCCTGGACGGCGTCGTGCACTCGGACCTCTTCTCCGGCCCCTACCTGGGTCTGGGCTTCACGTTCTGA
- a CDS encoding OmpA/MotB family protein, producing the protein MDDARTEAARRRWRWLPWGLLAVAVALASTGAWLGSRSLQALEARSAQLEREASESEAHVAQLQTLRQAMERRLRALERQQQAQEWGGAAAELQARSAEAQHTRREAALAALGATWKDALKDGDVSLDLEDDALRVELSERLLFAPASAELTPEGARWLKQSAGVLQGLLADHRVAVESHTDEVLPTAPASTAWELSAARAVAVVRHLGEREGLAPERLSATGHAAYRPLVPNDSPPHRASNRRVTLRVSPTPVTPEGAAVARTEPPSRPTQRLAKAKGKKTARR; encoded by the coding sequence GCCTCCACGGGCGCGTGGCTGGGCTCGCGCTCGCTCCAGGCGCTGGAGGCCCGGAGCGCGCAGCTGGAGCGCGAAGCCTCCGAGTCCGAGGCCCACGTCGCGCAACTGCAGACGCTGCGGCAGGCCATGGAGCGCAGGCTGCGCGCGCTGGAGCGCCAGCAGCAGGCCCAGGAGTGGGGCGGCGCCGCGGCGGAGCTCCAGGCCCGGAGCGCGGAGGCCCAGCACACGCGGCGCGAGGCGGCGCTGGCGGCCCTGGGCGCGACATGGAAGGACGCGCTCAAGGATGGGGACGTGTCCCTGGACCTGGAGGATGACGCCCTGCGCGTGGAGCTGTCCGAGCGGCTCCTCTTCGCGCCCGCCAGCGCGGAGCTCACCCCCGAGGGTGCCCGGTGGCTGAAGCAGTCCGCGGGCGTGCTCCAGGGCCTCCTCGCCGACCACCGCGTGGCGGTGGAGTCCCACACCGACGAGGTGCTCCCCACCGCGCCCGCCTCCACCGCGTGGGAGCTGTCCGCCGCGAGGGCCGTGGCGGTGGTGCGCCACCTGGGCGAGCGCGAAGGGCTGGCCCCGGAGCGCCTGAGCGCCACGGGCCACGCCGCGTACCGGCCGCTCGTCCCCAACGACAGCCCGCCCCACCGCGCCAGCAACCGGCGCGTCACGCTGAGGGTGTCGCCCACGCCGGTGACGCCGGAGGGCGCGGCCGTGGCCCGCACTGAACCGCCGTCGAGGCCCACCCAACGCCTCGCGAAGGCCAAGGGGAAGAAGACGGCCCGCCGCTGA
- a CDS encoding YecA family protein, which produces MSPSKPGRNDPCPCGSGKKYKACHAAEDRAKAAPPPTAPAHPLKQDLEGAMALLGDADVSRLSQALEHLGALLSSAGPQPGLRYDDTAFSDHVGQALAKLAAREGLDAMEARNTLRVGVVRELGTRSFQEKLGAGLLAQAARSGRTPEERRALCVGALLATAAKKTGKVRPEDNPVLDVVFDVQFREWSQKHAEGVRKYEALIAGMEPESLTPEASEALRRAEAGELDALVKHVQADPALVERISREAKERAQRVEAKLREPSTPSVFSPEEELWLTCVLWEPLRAMKTQPKDAQGRREVIAALLRAVKGAVDADFLEGMLERLREGAKDPAADEATREWLTDAAIAFEAEPARLVLAALLTARQEARGRSAEELVALADLKALPAWTPEQLEPYRLLLEKEGRAAGAQRIHRAQDWLREHPVKLDAEG; this is translated from the coding sequence GTGAGCCCTTCCAAGCCCGGCCGCAACGACCCGTGCCCCTGTGGCAGCGGGAAGAAGTACAAGGCCTGTCACGCCGCCGAGGACCGCGCCAAAGCCGCGCCGCCTCCCACCGCCCCCGCCCATCCGCTGAAGCAGGACCTGGAGGGCGCCATGGCCCTGCTGGGCGACGCGGACGTGTCCCGCCTGTCTCAGGCGCTGGAGCACCTGGGCGCGCTGCTCTCCAGCGCCGGTCCCCAGCCGGGGCTGCGCTACGACGACACAGCCTTCAGCGACCACGTGGGCCAGGCGCTCGCGAAGCTGGCGGCGCGGGAGGGCCTGGATGCCATGGAGGCCCGGAACACGCTGCGGGTGGGCGTGGTGCGGGAGCTGGGCACGCGGAGCTTCCAGGAGAAGCTGGGCGCGGGGCTGCTCGCGCAGGCGGCCCGGAGCGGGCGCACGCCGGAGGAGCGCCGGGCGCTGTGCGTGGGCGCGCTGCTGGCCACGGCGGCGAAGAAGACGGGCAAGGTGCGGCCGGAGGACAACCCGGTGCTGGACGTGGTGTTCGACGTGCAGTTCCGCGAGTGGAGCCAGAAGCACGCGGAAGGGGTGCGCAAGTACGAGGCGCTCATCGCGGGCATGGAGCCGGAGTCGCTGACGCCGGAGGCCTCGGAGGCCCTGCGCCGCGCGGAGGCCGGGGAGCTGGACGCGCTGGTGAAGCACGTGCAGGCGGACCCGGCGCTGGTGGAGCGCATCTCGCGCGAGGCGAAGGAGCGCGCGCAGCGGGTGGAGGCGAAGTTGCGCGAGCCGTCCACGCCGTCCGTCTTCTCCCCGGAGGAGGAGCTGTGGCTCACCTGCGTGCTGTGGGAGCCCCTGCGCGCGATGAAGACCCAGCCCAAGGACGCGCAGGGACGGCGGGAGGTCATCGCCGCGCTGCTGCGCGCGGTGAAGGGCGCGGTGGACGCGGACTTCCTGGAAGGAATGCTGGAGCGGCTGCGCGAGGGGGCCAAGGACCCGGCGGCGGACGAGGCCACGCGCGAGTGGCTCACCGACGCGGCCATCGCCTTCGAGGCGGAGCCGGCGCGGCTGGTGCTGGCGGCGCTGCTCACGGCGCGGCAGGAGGCGCGGGGGCGGAGCGCGGAGGAGCTGGTGGCGCTCGCGGACCTGAAGGCCCTGCCCGCGTGGACGCCGGAGCAGTTGGAGCCGTACCGGCTGCTGCTGGAGAAGGAGGGCCGCGCGGCCGGCGCCCAGCGCATCCACCGCGCGCAGGACTGGCTGCGCGAGCACCCGGTGAAGCTGGACGCGGAGGGCTAG
- a CDS encoding nucleotidyltransferase family protein — protein MKAVAIILAAGKAQSMAHPKALIEHEGGKSFLQSLASTFGKAGGGVLGVVGYNEAEVREQHPSLELVTSKDWEKSLLSSVKAGLEAALAEDADVVLLHPVDMPALRDKTVKSMLKEMERGGTDGVVALRPEYENAMGWPVVLSRGAAQKLLQAEGDDLNVALRALNPRRMPMKDPGVIVNINTPAIYRSLFSSDPKLAPPPKRRVKRSGVSNGSGTESPAVAYGASSDEQ, from the coding sequence ATGAAGGCAGTGGCGATCATCCTGGCGGCGGGCAAGGCCCAGTCGATGGCCCACCCCAAGGCGCTCATCGAGCATGAAGGGGGCAAGAGCTTCCTTCAGTCGCTGGCGTCCACCTTCGGGAAGGCGGGGGGCGGGGTGTTGGGCGTGGTGGGCTACAACGAGGCGGAGGTTCGCGAACAGCACCCCAGCCTGGAGTTGGTGACGAGCAAGGATTGGGAGAAGAGCCTGCTGTCGTCGGTGAAGGCGGGGCTGGAGGCGGCCCTGGCCGAGGACGCGGACGTGGTGCTGCTGCACCCGGTGGACATGCCCGCGCTGCGCGACAAGACCGTCAAGTCGATGCTCAAGGAGATGGAGCGGGGCGGCACCGACGGCGTCGTGGCCCTGCGGCCGGAGTATGAGAACGCCATGGGCTGGCCGGTGGTGCTCTCGCGCGGCGCCGCGCAGAAGCTGCTCCAGGCCGAAGGGGACGACCTGAACGTGGCGCTTCGCGCGCTCAACCCGCGCCGCATGCCCATGAAGGACCCGGGCGTCATCGTCAACATCAACACGCCGGCCATCTACCGGTCGCTCTTCTCGTCGGATCCGAAGCTGGCCCCGCCGCCCAAGCGGCGCGTCAAGCGTTCCGGCGTGTCCAATGGCTCCGGGACGGAGAGCCCGGCGGTCGCGTACGGGGCGTCGTCGGACGAGCAGTAG
- a CDS encoding CBS domain-containing protein — translation MCRTPEFQNLLTRAITLFPEDTVLAALQQMYRHGVQVLPVVEGDGGDLLGEVTEDELHRVARRRPLARLAEILTVKALAAPEENTVDTAAPPRLAASSGWLH, via the coding sequence ATGTGCCGCACCCCTGAGTTCCAGAACCTCCTCACCCGCGCCATCACGCTGTTCCCGGAGGACACCGTCCTGGCGGCGCTCCAACAGATGTATCGCCACGGGGTGCAGGTGCTGCCCGTGGTGGAGGGGGATGGGGGCGACCTGCTGGGCGAGGTCACGGAGGACGAACTGCACCGCGTGGCCCGCCGCCGCCCGCTGGCGCGGCTGGCTGAAATTCTGACCGTCAAGGCGCTGGCGGCGCCGGAAGAAAACACCGTGGACACCGCGGCGCCCCCGCGGCTGGCGGCCTCGAGCGGCTGGCTGCACTGA
- a CDS encoding OmpP1/FadL family transporter — protein sequence MKKTLSLVAMLAAGTSQAAGFQIDTQSARATGVGGATTAWLEDSSAIYYNAANIVGVKKLDITLGDTGILPSITFQRPGMEQEGQKTTLSPPPHVFVVYKPFERAAFGVGVYTPFGARSRWEDGFSGRFRGFESSLATYNINPTFAYELHPRFRFGAGLDITRATIELTRGLDFVNSEGAIHLGGADWGSGFNVGVQARVLDNLSMGLHYRSSIDIAFKGKADFQNVPAEFQSRLKDQSASANLVLPSMVTAGLAFQPIDRLNVSFDASWVDWSSFAELAIRFEDSSIDNPLPKRWHAKWKYSLGAEYGVTDALQARVGFVYDPSPSPNNTLTPDLPDANRIKATLGLGYQFRPFRADLGYQFVALADKESSAPGMPGTYAGTAHVFGLTLGFSPE from the coding sequence ATGAAAAAGACACTCTCCCTCGTGGCGATGCTCGCGGCCGGTACGAGCCAGGCCGCGGGCTTCCAGATTGACACCCAGAGCGCCCGCGCCACCGGCGTTGGCGGGGCCACCACGGCCTGGCTGGAGGACTCCTCCGCCATCTATTACAACGCGGCCAACATCGTCGGCGTGAAGAAGCTGGACATCACGCTGGGCGACACGGGCATCCTGCCGAGCATCACGTTCCAGCGGCCGGGCATGGAGCAGGAAGGGCAGAAGACGACCCTGTCTCCGCCTCCGCACGTGTTCGTGGTGTACAAGCCCTTCGAGCGGGCGGCGTTCGGCGTGGGCGTGTACACGCCCTTCGGCGCGCGCAGCCGCTGGGAAGACGGCTTCAGCGGCCGCTTCCGCGGCTTCGAGTCCTCGCTGGCGACGTACAACATCAACCCGACGTTCGCGTATGAGCTGCACCCGCGCTTCCGCTTCGGCGCGGGTCTGGACATCACGCGGGCCACCATCGAGCTGACGCGCGGCCTGGACTTCGTCAACAGCGAGGGTGCCATCCACCTGGGCGGCGCGGACTGGGGCTCCGGCTTCAACGTCGGCGTGCAGGCCCGGGTGCTGGACAACCTGAGCATGGGCCTGCACTACCGCAGCTCCATCGACATCGCGTTCAAGGGCAAGGCGGACTTCCAGAACGTGCCGGCGGAGTTCCAGAGCCGCCTGAAGGACCAGTCCGCGAGCGCGAACCTGGTCCTGCCGTCCATGGTGACGGCGGGCCTCGCGTTCCAGCCCATCGACCGGCTGAACGTCTCGTTCGACGCGAGCTGGGTGGACTGGTCCTCCTTCGCGGAGCTGGCCATCCGCTTCGAGGACTCCTCCATCGACAACCCGCTGCCCAAGCGCTGGCACGCGAAGTGGAAGTACTCCCTGGGCGCCGAGTACGGCGTCACGGATGCGCTCCAGGCGCGCGTGGGCTTCGTGTACGACCCGTCGCCCAGCCCCAACAACACGCTGACGCCGGACCTGCCGGACGCCAACCGCATCAAGGCGACGCTGGGCCTGGGCTACCAGTTCCGGCCGTTCCGCGCGGACCTGGGCTACCAGTTCGTCGCGCTGGCGGACAAGGAGAGCAGCGCCCCGGGCATGCCCGGCACGTACGCCGGCACGGCGCACGTGTTCGGCCTGACGCTGGGCTTCTCGCCGGAGTAG